From a single Gavia stellata isolate bGavSte3 chromosome 5, bGavSte3.hap2, whole genome shotgun sequence genomic region:
- the COMMD8 gene encoding COMM domain-containing protein 8 isoform X2, with protein sequence MLRLLEKLPLGRALEFLHKIVDGICGRAYPRYQDYGSIWNLLEWMEVLEETVTYFKTAVGKNISDEEAAQQVNELNSNYQEAITKCLKGRKEEIRNALVERVNAISSAQLQDFDWQLKLALSSDKISMLQMPLLNLDLDVRENGEIKPISIEMNKEELQNLINVLEAANKVVLQLK encoded by the exons ATGCTGCGACTGCTGGAGAAGCTGCCCCTGGGCCGGGCCCTTGAG TTCCTTCATAAAATAGTTGATGGAATATGTGGCCGCGCGTATCCTCGATACCAGGATTATGGCAGTATTTGGAACTTGTTGGAGTGGATGgaggttttggaagaaacaGTGACATATTTCAAAACCGCAGTTGGCAAAAACATATCTGATGAAGAG gcTGCTCAGCAGGTAAATGAGTTAAATTCAAACTATCAAGAAGCAATAACAAAATGTCtaaaaggcagaaaggaagaaatcaggAATGCACTAGTGGAAAGAGTAAATGCAATCTCttctgcccagctgcaggaTTTTGACTGGCAGTTAAAG CTTGCTCTCTCCAGTGATAAGATCTCCATGCTGCAAATGCCACTTCTCAATCTTGATTTGGATGTGAGAGAAAATGGTGAAATTAAACCAATTTCTATAGAGATGAATAAGGAAGAGTTGCAGAACCTGATAAATGTACTGGAAGCCGCTAATAAG GTTGTCTTGCAACTGAAGTGA
- the COMMD8 gene encoding COMM domain-containing protein 8 isoform X1 yields MLRLLEKLPLGRALEFLHKIVDGICGRAYPRYQDYGSIWNLLEWMEVLEETVTYFKTAVGKNISDEEAAQQVNELNSNYQEAITKCLKGRKEEIRNALVERVNAISSAQLQDFDWQLKLALSSDKISMLQMPLLNLDLDVRENGEIKPISIEMNKEELQNLINVLEAANKVAFTGIIHCS; encoded by the exons ATGCTGCGACTGCTGGAGAAGCTGCCCCTGGGCCGGGCCCTTGAG TTCCTTCATAAAATAGTTGATGGAATATGTGGCCGCGCGTATCCTCGATACCAGGATTATGGCAGTATTTGGAACTTGTTGGAGTGGATGgaggttttggaagaaacaGTGACATATTTCAAAACCGCAGTTGGCAAAAACATATCTGATGAAGAG gcTGCTCAGCAGGTAAATGAGTTAAATTCAAACTATCAAGAAGCAATAACAAAATGTCtaaaaggcagaaaggaagaaatcaggAATGCACTAGTGGAAAGAGTAAATGCAATCTCttctgcccagctgcaggaTTTTGACTGGCAGTTAAAG CTTGCTCTCTCCAGTGATAAGATCTCCATGCTGCAAATGCCACTTCTCAATCTTGATTTGGATGTGAGAGAAAATGGTGAAATTAAACCAATTTCTATAGAGATGAATAAGGAAGAGTTGCAGAACCTGATAAATGTACTGGAAGCCGCTAATAAGGTAGCTTTTACTGGTATCATCCATTGTTCCTGA